The following nucleotide sequence is from Diospyros lotus cultivar Yz01 chromosome 3, ASM1463336v1, whole genome shotgun sequence.
GGATATTTTGAATCAACTCTTGATTATATAACcgctatatatataattgattgaaaGCAATATGGATCGTTGTTTCGAGTACTGTGTTTCTTCTAGCTAACCTGCTCGGGCGAGCCTGGTTCTCCCAGCTTGTCGGGGGTCAGTTTCGCCATAGCTTCGTCGTTGGGGGCCAGAACGGTGAGAACATAGCCTTCGGAAACCAGCTTGCTCATCTCGCCGGCGAGGTTCGTCAGGTTCACCAGAATGTCGGCCATTTCGTTATAGCCGCCGTAACGGAGGAGCGTCTGGATGAAGTCCTTCACCTGGCCCTCGCCGTCTAAGTGGTGGCGCGGTCCTCCCGGTCCCGAAGCGGACGCCGGCGCCGACGACGGTGCCGAAGCCATGGTTTCGTAAATCTGGAGAGCGGGCGACAGCGGTGCCGGTTTCTCCCGTCGTTGAGGGCGCGGATCCACCGCCGGAGCCCCCTCAGGTCTGACGGCGGAGATCGCCACTAAGCTCCGCCGCTGGTTGAAATCCTGCTGTACGGACTTTGGGATTAACGGGCGGTCGATCCCGTGGATAACGCCGTCCTCCCTGACGATATCGTTCACGGAGACCACCTTCAATCCCCGTAACTCGAGCGGTTCACCAGCGAGCGAGGGGTGCTGAGTTGACTCGGTAACCGAGTTAACCACCTCGACCGAGGCCGGCCAGTTCTCGGCCCCAATTTTCAACGGCACGACGTGGTGGAGCAGTAGGGTTTGCAGGGAGCCGAGATTCCGAGGCTCCAGTAGGAACCGCCTGAACTCGGGGTCCAGCTCGCGCTCGAGCGCTTCGTTCCCGGGAGCAAAAATGGCTATTCTGTGATGGCTCAGAGCTCCCTCCAGAGCTTGCAGCAACGACGCCTTCTCGACGAGCTCGGTGTAGCGGGAGTCGAGGAGTGCGATGAGGACCGAGTTGGAGGCGATCGCCTGAGTCCGCTCCTCGGCAGCCAATGCGGCGGCGTTAAAGAGTGGACtcagaaggaagagagaaaggaggAACAGAGAGAGCTTGGCCGCCATTGATGGATTGCGATGCGAGATGCTGCTGAAGGGTTTGAAGGTTTGCTGGTTTTGGTATCCAAGAGgcaaagagagagagcaaatgAGAAACTGATCAGAAACAGAGTGCTTCCAGAACGTAGTGCCCGGCCACTGGTTTTGGCGGTGCCGCGTTCTGTTCAGCCGCAATCCAtccataataatataatataatatagatataataatgGGTTTGTTCTCGcctttttatattaatatatatatatatgtgtggatgTAAGGTTTGTTACAAAATTAGAGGGAGCATGGGCCCACACCCAGCATGTCCGCATTGGGTGCAGAACAATGCTCTGTATTAAATAGtaattataaacaaattattatcatttagaGATGAgatattaatttagttattatcaaaatattgcATGTTATGATGCACGTAAATGTCTCTGAGATGTTGTTTCGTTTGTttctaaaatgtcaaaaaatgtTTTCGgcctatttttataattttaaaaatatttcgaTGTCATTTTATaactttagaaaaatattaaaaatgcactTCCAAATTTGAAATGTGTTTatgcctacaaaaaaaaaaaaatcatttctaattcaaaatttttattttttttcaaaatttatttgaatgcattatataatttatgtttatttttaaattgaataactattttttataattttttatattaaaaattatatttacaaaaaaactcatattttgtatttatattttccCCCACATTTTCGCTtcctacttttttgaaaatgatCATTTTCCTCGTTTTTGTTTGGTATCgtatatgttttcttttttcatttttcatgcaACCTATACTACAtgtttcaaattatttaataaaatgctACAATGTTTACATCtatccaatttatttttttaaagcgAGGCCAACATGGACAAAATACACTGATAATTGTCGAGGACCGATCACTAAAGTTTATCTTGATGTCAACACCTATAAGAAAAAGTAAGGGTGAATCATCTAGTTTATCTTCTAATGTTTAAGTAATAAGAAACGTCGATAAGTATCTAGTGAATAAGATGaattatatgaatttatttatgggtttctattttttatatagGTTGAGTAAAATGAGATACTTAGCGTTGATTTTCAAGATTCATAAACTTGTAATTGCAAGTTAATGGAGGATTTGTCAAGTGAAATTAGAATAACGACAAatctcttgaatttattttagatCATTTGGAATCGACAACAACGACAGGCGATAGGTTGGGATTTATTGTCTATTAGGAGTTGTTAgtaatcttattttttgggTGTTCCCCCATCGCAAGCTATTACAAAAAGCaagttattataaaaatttactctttatttggcttttattgtaaaaaaaatataaaaagataaatttatctctaacaaagtttaaaagaaaaaaaattaatttagtccTTGAactatttgatttttgttattttgccCTTTGTAACTTTTTTTCTAGCCAAAATTTGCCCTCAAAACtttttaaatgatttaattcgaggttaaattttagctaaaaacCTAAAGATTAGGGGTGAaagtgaacaaaaaaaaaaactatcaattTAGGacaaaattaatcattttaaaaagttaagGAGAATTTAAGtccaataaaattttagaagcCAATATTGAGttatctttgttgtttttagctcattttcaattttctaaaacactcaaaacatgTTTACttggttatttttaaaaatgtattttcgaaaacaataaaatattttataaaaaaaacctaaaacaatttggttgttttcaaccaaaataaccaaaacaCGAAAAATGCGCAAACTTTTGTGACagcttattttcttccttatctttcttcttattattattctccTT
It contains:
- the LOC127796635 gene encoding fasciclin-like arabinogalactan protein 17, producing the protein MAAKLSLFLLSLFLLSPLFNAAALAAEERTQAIASNSVLIALLDSRYTELVEKASLLQALEGALSHHRIAIFAPGNEALERELDPEFRRFLLEPRNLGSLQTLLLHHVVPLKIGAENWPASVEVVNSVTESTQHPSLAGEPLELRGLKVVSVNDIVREDGVIHGIDRPLIPKSVQQDFNQRRSLVAISAVRPEGAPAVDPRPQRREKPAPLSPALQIYETMASAPSSAPASASGPGGPRHHLDGEGQVKDFIQTLLRYGGYNEMADILVNLTNLAGEMSKLVSEGYVLTVLAPNDEAMAKLTPDKLGEPGSPEQIIYYHIIPEYQTEESMYNAVRRFGRVRYDTLLLSHNVVAQEADGSVKFGDSDGSAYLFDPDIYVDGHISVQGIDGVLFPPEESKRKTTETRTAGHVKVVAKPRRGKLLEAASKMLGVFG